Part of the Paludisphaera borealis genome, CTCGATGAGCGCGCTCAGCGCGGCGGATGCGAACGCGGCCGGGATGAGCGATCGCGGGCCTCGGAAGGCCCGGACCGCCAGGCCGATTGGCGTGAAGACGACGACGTTGCCGATGATGTTGAGCCAGAGCCCGCGCCCGCCGCTCGGGACGTCGCGGATGATGCTCCGGAACGGCGCGAGGTTGTAGCGATGCTCGACCGGCCGGTAGCCCGGGTGCTGGTGCGCCCAGACCATCGCCAGGAGCAGGAACAGGTACGTCGAGAAGGCGGCGATCGACAGCGACCGGACCAAGGCGTGCCTCCCGGGCGTTTTGGTGTTACGATCGTTGATGCGGGACGGACGCATCGTCGCCGTCTTTCGGAATCATAGTACAAACGCGGAGTCGAAGATGCCGGTGCTCGATCGCGAGGAATTCATCGAGCAGGCGTATTTCTTCCACGCGTTCCGCGAGCGGCTGGCCGACGGGCTGCCGTCGCAGGAGATCCTCGCGCGGATCGGCGAGGAGTTGCTGTCGACGACCAAGCTCCCGCTGGCGGTGGGCTTCCTTCACACCGAGAGCAAGGTCTCGGGCCTGATGTCGCCGGCCATGGCGCGGATCGACCATTACTTCACCGCGTTCCAGACGCACGTGGTCAGCCAGGCCGAGACGGACCTCAGCCGGTTCGCGATGGACCAGGCGCTCTTGGTCCTCGAACGCGAGGCCGATTACAAGGCGAAGGGGCCGTCGCTCGCCGGCCTGTTCATTTATCAATTCGAGTCGCTGTCGCGGAACCGGCTGGGCTACACCAAAGGGCTTGCGGCGATGGCTCAGGACCCGCTCTACGACGAAGACTGGCGCGATTACATCTTGACGCTTCAGACCCGGCTCGGCGACGTCGATTTCGCCGACCTGATCTTCGTCCGCTCAGCCTATTTCGTGAAGGAACGACGCCGGCTCAAGCCGGACTTCGAGCCCAAGTATCCGGCTCTGTTCGGCGAACGGGAAGGGAAGATCGCGCGGGCCAACCGGGGCCGCGACCCCATGTACCTGTTCTCGGCCCTACAACGCCAGCTCGGCTATCCCGAGGTCCCCCGCGCGCGCCGGCCCGACGAACTTGAAGCCCGCATCGTCTTGCTCGAACTGAAGGTCGCCCAGCTCGAAAACCGTATCAAGCTCGCCGAGAACGATATCAGCCAGGACGTCGACCTCAACCAGGTCATGGTCAAGCCCGAAAACACCGCCGGCATCCCCGCCGGCTGGACCGCCAAGCGCGCCGAGCCGTAATAACGAACGACGGAGAGGACCGATCATCGTGAAGAAAACCATCATCGCGGCGTACTGGGTGTTCGCGATCGCCGGCCGACTTGTCGCGGGCGAGGCCGACGCGCCTCGGGCTTTCGAATTCGAGCGGATCGTGATCGACGCCGATTTCCCTGGCGGGTATCAGGTCGAAACGGCCGACGTCAACGGCGACGGCAAGCTCGACGTCATTGGGCTGGGAGGCGATGTCTGCGCCTGGTACGAGAACCCGAACTGGAAGAAGCGGATCGTCACCGACAAGCGGCACTCGCCGGGGATCATCAGCAGCGCGACGGCCGACCTCGATGGCGACGGCAAGGCCGAGATCGCCGTCGCCTACGACTTCGAGATGAACCAGCCGCGGCGCGGCAAGCTCTTGCTGGCGTCGCAAGGGGAGGGGCTCGACGATCCCTGGAAGATCACTCCCATCACCGATCTCAACAGTATCCACCGGCTCCGCTGGGGCGATCTCGACGGCGACGGCAAGCTCGACCTGCTTGTCGCGCCGATTTTCGGCCCGGCGGCGAAACCGCCCGTCTACGAAGATCCCGCTCAGATCGTCGCCTTCACTTCGGTCGACGTCCGCGACCCCGCCAAATGGCGGCTCCGCCCACTGGCGAACCGCCCGGTGACACACGCCATCGAGATCCTGCCGTCGTTCGACGAGATCAAGCGGCCCGTCGTCCTGGCGGCGAACAACCAGGGCGTGACGCTGATCGAGGCCAGCAACGACAAGGCCGTCGCGCGCGACCTCGTCCCCGGCGCGGCCGGCGATCGTCCCAAGCGCGGGGGGAGCGAGATTCATCGCGGCAAGTTCAAGGACGGCCGGACGTTCCTGGCGACCGTCGAGCCGTGGCACGGGACCGACGTCGTGGTCTGGCCCCGGAAGTCGACCGGAGACCTCGAATTCGGCCCGCGCACGGTCCTCGACGACACCCTCGCCGACGGCCACGCCCTCTGGGTCGCCGATCTCAACGGCGACGGCCAGGATGAAGTCCTCGCCGGCCATCGCGGCAAGGACCATCGCGTGGCGTTGTATGACTACAACGCCGACTCCCAATCTTGGCGCCGCACGATCGTCGATCAGGCCGTCGCCCCCCAGGACTTGCGCGGCGGCGACGTCGACGGCGATGGCAAGCCCGACGTCGTCACGATCGGCGGCTCGACGCACAACATCGTCCTGTATCGATCGCGGTAGAGAACCGGATGACGATCACGCTGGCGGGAGGGGGATGAAATGCTCGACGAATCGCGCGATCTCAAGTCGGATCAGCGGCCGACGCGGCAGGGCTTGAGGCCGTTCTACATCTGGACGCTGGTCGCTTTGGTCGCGGTGATGGTCGTCGGCTCGCCGACTCTCGTCAAATTGAGCGAACAGGCCGGTGCCGCCGGCTGGGGCTGGTTTGCAATCCTCCATCATGGGGCCGTGGTCGCGTTGATTCTGGGGACGGTGGTGCTCGCGCCGCTCGTGGTAATCCGAAGTCGAACTCAGGGCCGCGAGTTCAGCCGTTCGTACGGCGCCTCGGCTGTGCTCGCGACGGCGACGGGCCTCGGCTTCGCGGCTCTGCAAACTCTTTCCGTGCTGTTCCGGTTCTCCCAGCAATACCGCTCCATGCCGGGGCGATATTGGCCCGTCTACATGGATATAGCCGCGCCAGTCGCGGTCGAGTGCTCGGTCGTCGCGATCACCGCCGCCTGGCTGACCCTCGCCTTGACCGGGGTGGGTCGAAGATCGTCCAACGGGTTCGAGCGGCTTTGCCTCGGCCTCGGACTCCTCTGGATTCTGGCGTACCTGACGCGTCGCGTCCTCGATATCGCCCCCTGGCTGTTTTAATCAACTCGGCCTGAGGGGCTCCGGCCCGGCGAGCCGGACGATTTTCTCGACTCCGCGCGATTGGAATCGAGGCTTCGCGTATAGACTCTTCGGTGACGTATCACGAGGAGGGCATCAAACGCGATGAGACGAGGATTCCAGGGCGTCGCGCTGCGTCAATTTACGAGGCTGTTTGAGTCGGGGACGCTGTCGGCGGCCTCGGACCGCGAACTGCTCGACGAATTCGCGAGGCGGCGCGACGACGCGGCTTTCGAAGTGCTTTTGACGCGGTACGGCCGGCTCGTACTGAACCTCGGTCGCAAGCTGCTGCACGACCCGCGCGACGTCGAGGACGCCTTCCAGGCGACGTTCCTCGTGCTCGTCCGCAAGCCTCCCCGGCTGCGCGTCGGCGAATCGCTCGGCCCGTGGATGTCGACGGTGGCGTACCGCGTGGCCGCCCGCGCCCGGGCGAATCGGATCCGCCTGAACAAGATGAAGACGACCGACGGACTGGAAGCGGCGGCGTCGACGGATTCAGATGCGAATTCAAACGCCCTCGCGCTGCACGAGGAACTGAACCGGCTCCCCGAACGCCTCCGTCGGCCGGTCGTCTGTTGCTACCTCGAAGGCCTGACCCACGAGCGCGCCGCCGAGCGTCTGGGATGCCCCGTGGGGACCGTCCGCAGCCGCTTGGCCCGCGCCCGATCACTGCTGCATCGCCGGCTCTCGATCCGGGGAGTTGCGCCGTCCGTCGCCCCGCTCGAAGTCCTGTTCTCGTCGAAATCGGTCGACCCGCCGCTCCGGCTCATCGATCTGACGATGCGGCTTGTGGCGAGTTCCCATGTCCGTTGGCCCGAGGCGGGCGTCGTCTCGGCTTCCTTACTTTCCCTCGCGAACGGAGTCGTCAGGATGATGAACCTCAAGAAGGCGTTGGTTGCGTTGTCGGTGGCGCTGCCGCTGGGCGGCGTCGTCGCGGTTGGCGCCGCGCAGGCGTACCAGCAGGCGGCGGGAGACCAGGATAAGATCGTAGTCGGCGGCAGGACGTACGTGGCCGAGCCGGAGGAACCGCAGACCGTCGCACAAACGTATTACGTGGGCGACTTGGTCATCCGCTCGGCCCCCCCGGATCGGCAACAGGGCGGAAAGCCTGGGCCGAGCCCCGCCGCCGGTTTCGACCTTCTGCCCGTCATCAAATTGATCGAAGAGACCATCGCGCCGGGAACTTGGGAGGTCCACGACTCTGCCGGCAAGGACATGAGCGCGAGCCTCGGGCTTGGACAAAGAAAGGATGGCGGGCCGAAACGCCGAATCGGAACCATCACGCCCTTTTTCCTGAGCATCTCGCTCATCGTGCGACACACCGAGGAGACTCACAAACAAGTTGCCTCGCTGCTCGCGAACGTCCGCGCCGTCGTAAACGGGGCCCAAACGCGAACTTCCCAACGGGTCGTCGAGGCGGTCGAGACGGGGCCTCTCGGAAGGTTCACCGTGAGCACGAGCAGTGGCATCTTCGTCCCAGAACCCGGAATGGACCTCGATTCCTTTCCGCCGCCCATCGCGCCTGCCGAGCTAGCTACAATCAAGGGCGCGCCGAAGAGGCTTCAATTCCTGAATCCGAATAAGGTCCGGATGATGAAAATGAGAGGCCAGCTCAAGGTGCTCCAGTCCGAGATGGAAGCGCTAGAGGAAGAGCTCATGAAGGCCGAGCCACAGAATTCAGCTCCACAGATTCCAGTCCAAGATGGAACACCTGGACGAGATGAGCCTAAAAGCTGACCCAGCGCCGAATCATGAGTAAACGAGGTGACTCTTGAACGCCCCCCCCGACGATTCGACTACCATCCTTTTGATCGCCCACGGCAGCCGGCATCAGCCGGCGAATGACGACTTGCACGCGATGGCCGCGCGGCTGTCGGAAACGGGACGTCATGCGATCGTCGAGGCTTGCTTTTTGGAGCTGGCCGAGCCCGACATTCCGACCGGGGGGGGGCGGTGCGTGGCCCGGGGGGCGAGGCGGGTGCTCTTGATCCCATATTTCCTGTCGGCCGGAGTTCATCTGCTCCGCGATCTGACGGCGGCGCGCGACGCGCTCGCCGTGGCGCATCCCAAAGTCGAATTTTTGCTCGGCGCGCCGCTGGGTCCGCACCCGCTGCTCGATCAACTGGTCGAGGTTCGGATCGACGAGATCGGCCGTAATGTCGGCGCCGTCACGGCCTCGGCTCTAGAAAACGCCGACCGCTATCGGCCGATGGGAGACCGGATGGAAGGGTCGGGCTGAGTGATTCGGTCCTGGCACGCATGGTGGGCCTTGGGGCGGCATTGACAGAAATTCATGGAAGGGCTAGAAGCTTCAGGCCGATCTACTCCAAGGAGGGAGACGCTACCTCGAGTGCATTTCGCACGCGCGTGCCCCAGGGCACGATTGCCTAGAGCGTCGAAGGAGTGACTGTTCATGTCCGTTCCCTATGAACCGGTCAATGTGCCGGCCCTGAATCTGCGCGCCCAGTATCAGACGATCCGCGACGAGATCGAGCCGGTCGTCCGGCAGGTCCTGGAGACCCAGGGCTTCGTGATGGGCCCCGAGGTTAGCAGCCTGGAAGCCGAGATCAGCGAATACGTCGGCGCGGCCCACTCTGTCGGCTGTGCGTCCGGCACCGACGCCCTGCTGCTGCCGCTGATGGCCATCGACCTGGCCCCCGGCGAAGAGGTCGTCACCACGCCCTACACCTTCTTCGCCACCGGCGGTTCGATCTGGCGCACCGGCGCCCGGCCCGTGTTCGTCGACATCGAGCCCGACACGTACAATATCGACCCGGCCAAGATCGAAGCCGCGATCACCCCGCGCACCCGGGCGATCATCCCGGTCCACCTGTACGGCCAAACTGCCGACATGGCGCCGATCCGCGAGATCGCCGATCGCCACGGCCTGATGGTGCTCGAAGACGCGGCGCAGGCGATCGGGGCCGCGTATCACGGCGCTCGGGCCGGCACGCTGGGGACGGCGGCCGCATTCAGCTTCTATCCTTCGAAGAACCTCGGCGGGTTCGGCGACGGCGGCATGGTCAGCACCGACGATCCGGTCCTGGCCCATCGCATGGCCCGGCTGCGGGTCCACGGCATGGAGCCGAAGTACCATCACCACGAGGTCGGCCTGAACTCGCGGCTCGACGCTCTGCAAGCGGCCGTGCTCCGGGTCAAGCTTCGCCACCTCGACGATTGGACGACCGCCCGCCGCGAGGTCGCCGACCGCTACCGCAGCTTGTTCGCCTCGCACGGGCTCGATGAGCTGGTCAAGCTTCCCGTCGAGCGGCCGGGCAACTTCCACGTCTACAACCAGTTCGTCGTCCGCGTCCCGGGCTCGATCCGCGACGAATTCCGCGAGTTCCTGGTCGGACGCCGGATCGGGACCGAGATCTACTACCCGATCCCGCTCCACCTCCAGGTCTGCTTCGCGTCGCTCGGCTACAAGCTCGGCGACTTCCCCAACTCCGAGGCCGCCGCCCGCGAGACGATCGCCCTGCCGATCTACCCCGAGCTGTCCGAGGAAGAACAGCGGTACGTCGTCGGCTCGATGCGGAAATTCCTCCACGAGCACGCTTACGCGTCGCTGTCCACTGACCACCGGGCCGCCTGATCGGATCGACCCGGCCTCAGCCCGCGACGCCGAGGAAGGCGCGCGGCTGAGCCGTCGAGTTCGACCGCGACGACCAAGAGGCCGGAATCCGATCGCGACGGTTCGCTGGAACGGCCGCGGTCGGTTCTGGTCTGGCGTACGGCTTGCGCTCGGGCTTCATCGTGGTCGTCGATCGCCTCCCGGCCTGGTGGAACCAGGTCAGCGTTTCGCGGTGCAGGCGCGACATCGCCCCCTTCGAGCAGCCGGCCAGGGCGGCGGCTTCCTCAACCGTCTTGCCGTCGAGGTAGAGATGGCGGAAGGCCGTCGCGTGCCGTGCGGGGAGCTTTTTAAGCCAGGTCTCGATCGCGTCGGC contains:
- a CDS encoding VanZ family protein yields the protein MRPSRINDRNTKTPGRHALVRSLSIAAFSTYLFLLLAMVWAHQHPGYRPVEHRYNLAPFRSIIRDVPSGGRGLWLNIIGNVVVFTPIGLAVRAFRGPRSLIPAAFASAALSALIEIVQFQSGRRYSDVDDVILNTLGGVLGYAAAVAIVSLHNSWRRLVTRRPTGSEAGSPSSNLRRICRSICPFASKDKPRLN
- a CDS encoding FG-GAP repeat domain-containing protein, with the protein product MKKTIIAAYWVFAIAGRLVAGEADAPRAFEFERIVIDADFPGGYQVETADVNGDGKLDVIGLGGDVCAWYENPNWKKRIVTDKRHSPGIISSATADLDGDGKAEIAVAYDFEMNQPRRGKLLLASQGEGLDDPWKITPITDLNSIHRLRWGDLDGDGKLDLLVAPIFGPAAKPPVYEDPAQIVAFTSVDVRDPAKWRLRPLANRPVTHAIEILPSFDEIKRPVVLAANNQGVTLIEASNDKAVARDLVPGAAGDRPKRGGSEIHRGKFKDGRTFLATVEPWHGTDVVVWPRKSTGDLEFGPRTVLDDTLADGHALWVADLNGDGQDEVLAGHRGKDHRVALYDYNADSQSWRRTIVDQAVAPQDLRGGDVDGDGKPDVVTIGGSTHNIVLYRSR
- a CDS encoding RNA polymerase sigma factor, with amino-acid sequence MRRGFQGVALRQFTRLFESGTLSAASDRELLDEFARRRDDAAFEVLLTRYGRLVLNLGRKLLHDPRDVEDAFQATFLVLVRKPPRLRVGESLGPWMSTVAYRVAARARANRIRLNKMKTTDGLEAAASTDSDANSNALALHEELNRLPERLRRPVVCCYLEGLTHERAAERLGCPVGTVRSRLARARSLLHRRLSIRGVAPSVAPLEVLFSSKSVDPPLRLIDLTMRLVASSHVRWPEAGVVSASLLSLANGVVRMMNLKKALVALSVALPLGGVVAVGAAQAYQQAAGDQDKIVVGGRTYVAEPEEPQTVAQTYYVGDLVIRSAPPDRQQGGKPGPSPAAGFDLLPVIKLIEETIAPGTWEVHDSAGKDMSASLGLGQRKDGGPKRRIGTITPFFLSISLIVRHTEETHKQVASLLANVRAVVNGAQTRTSQRVVEAVETGPLGRFTVSTSSGIFVPEPGMDLDSFPPPIAPAELATIKGAPKRLQFLNPNKVRMMKMRGQLKVLQSEMEALEEELMKAEPQNSAPQIPVQDGTPGRDEPKS
- a CDS encoding sirohydrochlorin chelatase; translated protein: MNAPPDDSTTILLIAHGSRHQPANDDLHAMAARLSETGRHAIVEACFLELAEPDIPTGGGRCVARGARRVLLIPYFLSAGVHLLRDLTAARDALAVAHPKVEFLLGAPLGPHPLLDQLVEVRIDEIGRNVGAVTASALENADRYRPMGDRMEGSG
- a CDS encoding DegT/DnrJ/EryC1/StrS family aminotransferase, with the translated sequence MSVPYEPVNVPALNLRAQYQTIRDEIEPVVRQVLETQGFVMGPEVSSLEAEISEYVGAAHSVGCASGTDALLLPLMAIDLAPGEEVVTTPYTFFATGGSIWRTGARPVFVDIEPDTYNIDPAKIEAAITPRTRAIIPVHLYGQTADMAPIREIADRHGLMVLEDAAQAIGAAYHGARAGTLGTAAAFSFYPSKNLGGFGDGGMVSTDDPVLAHRMARLRVHGMEPKYHHHEVGLNSRLDALQAAVLRVKLRHLDDWTTARREVADRYRSLFASHGLDELVKLPVERPGNFHVYNQFVVRVPGSIRDEFREFLVGRRIGTEIYYPIPLHLQVCFASLGYKLGDFPNSEAAARETIALPIYPELSEEEQRYVVGSMRKFLHEHAYASLSTDHRAA